A region of the Octopus bimaculoides isolate UCB-OBI-ISO-001 chromosome 30, ASM119413v2, whole genome shotgun sequence genome:
NNNNNNNNNNNNNNNNNNNNNNNNNNNNNNNNNNNNNNNNNNNNNNNNNNNNNNNNNNNNNNNNNNNNNNNNNNNNNNNNNNNNNNNNNNNNNNNNNNNNNNNNNNNNNNNNNNNNNNNNNNNNNNNNNNNNNNNNNNNNNNNNNNNNNNNNNNNNNNNNNNNNNNNNNNNNNNNNNNNNNNNNNNNNNNNNNNNNNNNNNNNNNNNNNNNNNNNNNNNNNNNNNNNNNNNNNNNNNNNNNNNNNNNNNNNNNNNNNNNNNNNNNNNNNNNNNNNNNNNNNNNNNNNNNNNNNNNNNNNNNNNNNNNNNNNNNNNNNNNNNNNNNNNNNNNNNNNNNNNNNNNNNNNNNNNNNNNNNNNNNNNNNNNNNNNNNNNNNNNNNNNNNNNNNNNNNNNNNNNNNNNNNNNNNNNNNNNNNNNNNNNNNNNNNNNNNNNNNNNNNNNNNNNNNNNNNNNNNNNNNNNNNNNNNNNNNNNNNNNNNNNNNNNNNNNNNNNNNNNNNNNNNNNNNNNNNNNNNNNNNNNNNNNNNNNNNNNNNNNNNNNNNNNNNNNNNNNNNNNNNNNNNNNNNNNNNNNNNNNNNNNNNNNNNNNNNNNNNNNNNNNNNNNNNNNNNNNNNNNNNNNNNNNNNNNNNNNNNNNNNNNNNNNNNNNNNNNNNNNNNNNNNNNNNNNNNNNNNNNNNNNNNNNNNNNNNNNNNNNNNNNNNNNNNNNNNNNNNNNNNNNNNNNNNNNNNNNNNNNNNNNNNNNNNNNNNNNNNNNNNNNNNNNNNNNNNNNNNNNNNNNNNNNNNNNNNNNNNNNNNNNNNNNNNNNNNNNNNNNNNNNNNNNNNNNNNNNNNNNNNNNNNNNNNNNNNNNNNNNNNNNNNNNNNNNNNNNNNNNNNNNNNNNNNNNNNNNNNNNNNNNNNNNNNNNNNNNNNNNNNNNNNNNNNNNNNNNNNNNNNNNNNNNNNNNNNNNNNNNNNNNNNNNNNNNNNNNNNNNNNNNNNNNNNNNNNNNNNNNNNNNNNNNNNNNNNNNNNNNNNNNNNNNNNNNNNNNNNNNNNNNNNNNNNNNNNNNNNNNNNNNNNNNNNNNNNNNNNNNNNNNNNNNNNNNNNNNNNNNNNNNNNNNNNNNNNNNNNNNNNNNNNNNNNNNNNNNNNNNNNNNNNNNNNNNNNNNNNNNNNNNNNNNNNNNNNNNNNNNNNNNNNNNNNNNNNNNNNNNNNNNNNNNNNNNNNNNNNNNNNNNNNNNNNNNNNNNNNNNNNNNNNNNNNNNNNNNNNNNNNNNNNNNNNNNNNNNNNNNNNNNNNNNNNNNNNNNNNNNNNNNNNNNNNNNNNNNNNNNNNNNNNNNNNNNNNNNNNNNNNNNNNNNNNNNNNNNNNNNNNNNNNNNNNNNNNNNNNNNNNNNNNNNNNNNNNNNNNNNNNNNNNNNNNNNNNNNNNNNNNNNNNNNNNNNNNNNNNNNNNNNNNNNNNNNNNNNNNNNNNNNNNNNNNNNNNNNNNNNNNNNNNNNNNNNNNNNNNNNNNNNNNNNNNNNNNNNNNNNNNNNNNNNNNNNNNNNNNNNNNNNNNNNNNNNNNNNNNNNNNNNNNNNNNNNNNNNNNNNNNNNNNNNNNNNNNNNNNNNNNNNNNNNNNNNNNNNNNNNNNNNNNNNNNNNNNNNNNNNNNNNNNNNNNNNNNNNNNNNNNNNNNNNNNNNNNNNNNNNNNNNNNNNNNNNNNNNNNNNNNNNNNNNNNNNNNNNNNNNNNNNNNNNNNNNNNNNNNNNNNNNNNNNNNNNNNNNNNNNNNNNNNNNNNNNNNNNNNNNNNNNNNNNNNNNNNNNNNNNNNNNNNNNNNNNNNNNNNNNNNNNNNNNNNNNNNNNNNNNNNNNNNNNNNNNNNNNNNNNNNNNNNNNNNNNNNNNNNNNNNNNNNNNNNNNNNNNNNNNNNNNNNNNNNNNNNNNNNNNNNNNNNNNNNNNNNNNNNNNNNNNNNNNNNNNNNNNNNNNNNNNNNNNNNNNNNNNNNNNNNNNNNNNNNNNNNNNNNNNNNNNNNNNNNNNNNNNNNNNNNNNNNNNNNNNNNNNNNNNNNNNNNNNNNNNNNNNNNNNNNNNNNNNNNNNNNNNNNNNNNNNNNNNNNNNNNNNNNNNNNNNNNNNNNNNNNNNNNNNNNNNNNNNNNNNNNNNNNNNNNNNNNNNNNNNNNNNNNNNNNNNNNNNNNNNNNNNNNNNNNNNNNNNNNNNNNNNNNNNNNNNNNNNNNNNNNNNNNNNNNNNNNNNNNNNNNNNNNNNNNNNNNNNNNNNNNNNNNNNNNNNNNNNNNNNNNNNNNNNNNNNNNNNNNNNNNNNNNNNNNNNNNNNNNNNNNNNNNNNNNNNNNNNNNNNNNNNNNNNNNNNNNNNNNNNNNNNNNNNNNNNNNNNNNNNNNNNNNNNNNNNNNNNNNNNNNNNNNNNNNNNNNNNNNNNNNNNNNNNNNNNNNNNNNNNNNNNNNNNNNNNNNNNNNNNNNNNNNNNNNNNNNNNNNNNNNNNNNNNNNNNNNNNNNNNNNNNNNNNNNNNNNNNNNNNNNNNNNNNNNNNNNNNNNNNNNNNNNNNNNNNNNNNNNNNNNNNNNNNNNNNNNNNNNNNNNNNNNNNNNNNNNNNNNNNNNNNNNNNNNNNNNNNNNNNNNNNNNNNNNNNNNNNNNNNNNNNNNNNNNNNNNNNNNNNNNNNNNNNNNNNNNNNNNNNNNNNNNNNNNNNNNNNNNNNNNNNNNNNNNNNNNNNNNNNNNNNNNNNNNNNNNNNNNNNNNNNNNNNNNNNNNNNNNNNNNNNNNNNNNNNNNNNNNNNNNNNNNNNNNNNNNNNNNNNNNNNNNNNNNNNNNNNNNNNNNNNNNNNNNNNNNNNNNNNNNNNNNNNNNNNNNNNNNNNNNNNNNNNNNNNNNNNNNNNNNNNNNNNNNNNNNNNNNNNNNNNNNNNNNNNNNNNNNNNNNNNNNNNNNNNNNNNNNNNNNNNNNNNNNNNNNNNNNNNNNNNNNNNNNNNNNNNNNNNNNNNNNNNNNNNNNNNNNNNNNNNNNNNNNNNNNNNNNNNNNNNNNNNNNNNNNNNNNNNNNNNNNNNNNNNNNNNNNNNNNNNNNNNNNNNNNNNNNNNNNNNNNNNNNNNNNNNNNNNNNNNNNNNNNNNNNNNNNNNNNNNNNNNNNNNNNNNNNNNNNNNNNNNNNNNNNNNNNNNNNNNNNNNNNNNNNNNNNtatatatatatatatatatgtatacatacataactattcaATGTGTCAAGTGTAACCTTCACATTTCAAATTCCAGAACTTCCAACCAAACCtcaattaaataaaacaacacacaaacacacacacatacatgcattcattcatgaaaacacactcacgcaaataTTTCATCATACACCTGCACGCACAATTTCGTCAGCTACATGCATTGGAATTCAACAcaatcccttctctctctctctctctctttcactcgttctctgtcacacacacacacacacacacacacacacacacgtacatagtgTTAACTACACATTTCAACAAatgtacatattacacacacgcacgtgcacacacacgtacgtgcacacacacacacatatatttgaagcTGATGATTTCGTCCATCCATCGTCCTTCGTTATTTTGCTGATGTGTTTTGCATTTAAGCTCCAGAAATGTAAACCTTAATTAAACAAACTCGGAGCAACAACATCGCTAAGGATAAGCTTTGACTGAATCAGAAATAAATTCTATGTATTGATTACGTGTGTGACTCTTTATGTATTTAGTTATTGcaagtgtggttaagaaatttgcttgctaacaacatggttcagggttcagtcccactgtgtagtatcTTGGCAGCTgggtcatcgtttaatgtccgctttccatgctagcatgggttggacgatttgcttgaggactggcgaaccagaaggctacaccaggctccaatctaatttggcagagtttctacagctggatgcccttcctaacaccaaccactccgagagtgtaatgggtgcttttatgtgccaccagcacgagggccagtcaggcggtactggcaacggccacgctcaaaatggtgttttttacgtgccacccgcacaggagccagtccaggggcactgtcaacgacctcactcgaatgttttatatattataacaattgcagcgtggaaggtgtttataagccattttaagaaacacacaaaaacctgttagattcacttcaacatttaaatttaatttgctaaaatattttcgtcactttgagaccacgacctgtttgtccccaccaccaccaccaccatcgcttgacaaccgactctgatgtgtttacgtccctgtaacttagtggttcagcaaaagagaccaataggttaagtactaggcttacaaagaatacgtcctgaggtcaatttttttcgtctgaaggcggtgctccagcatggccgcagtcaaatgactgagacaaatgaatgaataaaagaatatacacacacacacacacatagtaatcttttctttttctacttgtttttttCAGTGTGACCCCTGACTGACCAGAAGCAGGCCTGCCTCCAACCAGTCCAATCCAGTCCAGACAAGACATCTGAACaatccttttatttattaatctatttatctgtctatttacccGCCCGCttaaatatctacatttatatttatctatatatctatatttatctacattctatatatacatatatatatatatacatatatctacccaATGGCTGTACAATTCTCAAACAGGACCCTATTGTCCACCACTGACCAAAACAACCACCGATACTGGGCCGAGTTTGAATACAAACCAGTGAAGGAAGGAAGCAGCATGTACGTCTTCAAGGGTCGACTCAACGGCGATGGCCCCAGATCGGGAGAATACTGTGCTGTTAAGATGTTCCGCAAGTTCGTTGCGGAACCCTCCGACTGGAACCAATATGTGGCAAAGGCAAACATGGTGAACATCTTGGCGGAGAAATTCAACAACAAGCTGAAAGGCCAGTATAAAGTACAGTTCTTGATTCCGATTTTGGCACACCTTGACACGGTATCTACCTGTACCGGTTGTCTTTACTGGTGCTCTGACATCAAGGCCATCGACACAGACGATTGCGTGGTCATTGAACCGTATTTACGCCACGGTTTTCGAAAGTTTTATCGCAACAGTCCATTAAAAGGGGCTGAAAATGCTTACATCTTGCAGGCCTTTAGTCATTTTACTGCTTGTGAAACTTGCGATACCTTGGTCTGTGGCCTCCAAGGTATCGCACACGAGAACGAGTTCAAACTGACCAATCCCATCATACACTCGTCTGACAAGCAGTGGGGGTCAACGGATAGAGGTCGGTCGGGCATAAAGAGTTTTTTTAGGAATCACTCGTGCAATCGGATCTGTAAAACTTTGAACTTGCCGTTTCTGCTGGAGACGAATGAAATCAACGACAGCGTGTCGACGATAAATAACGGTGAAGACGAAGAGGCCGCGGAAGAGGATGACGTGAAAAATTCCGGTGAAACGAGGAAAACGAAAATGAGAGACGCAAACGTTGGGACCGATTCTGATAACTTTGGTGAAGAGACACTCGTGAAAGAATTAGCTGAAACAACGAAAAAAGATAACGAGAGTGATGGTAATGACAGAGAAGGGAAACAAGATCAAGAGGATGAGGGCAAGGAAGATAAAAAGGCTGTGGGTGGGAAGAAATTGGATGAGAACACTGAAGAAGATGCAGAACATAAGGAAGAAGGGATAGACGCGAATGTGGAAAAGAAGCCAGGGGAAATTGCTGAAAAGAGCAGGGAAAAGAAGGCAGAGAGCAAAATTGATAAAAGTGTGGAAACTGAGCCATTTAACAAGGTGGAAGACCTGGCTGATTTTGGTGGAAGAAATGAATCTGTGATGGGTGAGAAAAACCTCCCGGTTGTAAACGAGGGAGTCCAGGCCACTGTAAATGCACGAGTTGAGCCCAGTGTTAGTCCAAGAATAACAGCTGGGGTGTTTGTGGAACAGGGCCCTCTTTTAAGGGTGGAAAGTGAACCCGGCATGTATCTGGAAGAGGGCCCATCAGTAAGCGCCGCCGACGGAATTGGTAAAAGTGTGGAAGTAGATACAAATAAAGTTGATGAAATTGTACAGAAGAATCTCGAGTCTGTTGGAAGCGTTACTGAGTTGGATGTTAGAACTGACGGGGAATCAGCTTCCTATGTAGCTGGTACCCCTTTGAAAGTAACCCGAGGACATACTGGAGCAGCGTCGACACCAAGCAATGAAATCACTGTGATATCTGGATCTTTTGATGAGAGCTTTAAGAGGAGTCCAACGTCTGACGGCCATGACCATCCCTACAGTAGCGATAGCAGCATCAACGAAATCAACTACAACGATTTCGGTGCTGATAAGAAACCGTCGGAACCCATTGCGGTTGCAGGAGGAGAAACGAGTTTCTATGGCAAACACAATTTGGTACCAAATTACGAGGACGAGGAGAATGACGATATGGGAATGGATTCAGGGCCACCACATCACCGAGATGAAATTTACTTGCCGCCAAAGATTCTGCAGACGCCACCCAGCAACCGCACTGGGCGAATATTCGTGGTTCCAGTCTGCCGACAGACGGGTTCCGTGAGGAGTGCTACAAGTTCTGCTTCAGTGACGCCACCGGTTCTCTTAGAAACAGTCAGCCTAATCTGTCGGTGCCCAGCAAGTTTCCAGCCCATAGCCAGCAGCGACGATGTCGGTATTGGCGTTGGAAATAGCCCCAGTAGCAGGACCACCtctcctcttccacctctctctcctaTAAGTACAGATGAAATGAAAACAGATGGATGGTCGGAGCAGAGTTCAGATTTGGGCCCATCCACAGCAGCCAAGGATCACCCTAATCCCCCATTGCCCTTATTTTCATCAACTCCTACTCCTGTTGAACCGcctccccttctttctcctcctcccgcTGAATTACCTCCCCTTCCTCCTACCCCTCATCCTGCTGCCACTGCTAGGAACAGCATCACCACCCCACCGTCACCTTCAACAATGGCATCGACGTCAGCTTTGCCCAGGTGCTTGAGGCAACTGACCAGCTGCTGCTCGCTGCGCAtgtcaaagaagaagaagaagaagaagaaaaaggagaaagacgAGAGCCCTGGGTCAGCGACAGATCCTGTCCCGCTGTCACAGACTTCGGAAACCGAGGTGCCAGTGGAAACTTCCAGTTCCAAAAGCAGCGGGAAAAGACGGAGCAGGAGTTGGCGTACGGCATGGCGCAGTCCGAAAACAAGCGGAACTTGTAGCACGTCCGACACAGAGGCATCCAGTCCAAAGAAGCCTGCCATGGTGTCGATCGAAATGAGTGCCCCAGAGGAGGGTGACGGCACCGTTTGTCCGAAGAACCCGTTCCAAATGGTAACAGATGGCCGCGACGAAGAAAAcaatcgcaacaacaacaacaacgatgacgattaTTACGTCAACGcttacatcaacaacaataataataatattaataataatgacactagTGGTGTTGCTGGGAGTGATGGTCAGTGTTATATTAACAACAACCGCGACCAAAACCACACCCATCAGATGGTTTTACAAAAGGCTTTTGTGGAAAAGGGGCAGCGGTTTACCTCGCCCCCACCACTGCTTCTTGACTCTGGACAGCCAGAGAGTAGTACCTATTGGGAGTACCACTGTATGAATCCAGACGAAAGAGGAGCtgttggtggcggtgttggtggttgtaGATGCTGTGGTGGTGCAGGTGGTAGCTGTAGTTGTTGTGGTAGCAGTGGCGAAAGGGATTTTCCTCGGACGGTTTCCGATAACAGGACGCCACCACAGCTGGAAACGAGCATGAATGGCAGCAGTATCTCCATGACAACAGCAGACACTGATGCTGGCGCCGGTGAACCAAATCATCATGAGTACGACACGCTTCCAAGACGGACTTTCGATATGGGTTTCGAGCCAAACCGTGGCGGTATCTGCGATACATTACCATGCAGGGGGGACCTTTTCACCGTCGAAGTCCACTACAATGGTGAAGCTGTTACAGACTATAGGTCTGACCCAGCTGCAGCAATGTCGACGATGACAACAGCGGTGATGACGCCGCCAAAACTAGAAGCAATGACAGTAGCAACGACATCTGCAATGCCATTGTCATCGTCTTTGACAGAAATCATAGAAATGGTGCCGAAGGACAGCATCGCAGACGTCGATCCAAGGTTACCTGCTGACGGATGCCCGCCACAGATGCATGACCGTGAGAGCGGTAGCGGTCAGACCCTTTCTGGATCTGAAACGACGGGTGTAACGACAGCAGGCGGAGTAGGAAGCGTTGGCGTTGCATTACGAGCAGAAGagaatgatgaggaggaggcggTGGCAAAAGAAGAAGTATCAATAGTATCACCCTCCTTGGGATCAACCTCACAAACTGCCGGAggagcaataacagcagcagaaacaatgGAGTTAACTCAAGCTGATAGAATACCAACATCTTCACAGTCACCATTCTTAAAATCTTCGGTAAACACTCTTAATTCTGGAACCCCAGACACCGAAGGAACAGCTTCTGTGTTTTCAGGGTCAGTTCAAACAGGTACCGACAACGCTAGTGACGGTGCCTCGACGGCTGGTGTCAAACCCATCACACCAAAATGCTATGACGATGTTGCGTCATCACTCGCCACTACACCAAcaccgttgtcgtcatcatcatcatcatcgtcgtcttcttcATCGACGTTATTGTTATTGCCCGGTAGAGGAACGTTACAAAAAGCTCGGACAGAAGTAATGGAGAAGATCTCAACGTCAACAGACGATCGTTCATCAGAGTGTCCGAGGTTGGACATTCCGAACATTCCACTTTTGCTTTCAGAAGAtgtcgatggtgatggtggtgatggtggtgacggtgatggaaAAACTGTTGCTGGTGGTGCCGAAGATACTGCTGACATACCATATATTGATGAATGCGATTCAGATGACAgtgtgcaacaacaacagcaacagcaacaacaacgtgaACAAGATGAGCAAAGTTCTGGCAAGGCACGAATCGATAGTTACGCCCTTGATCATCACGTATGTAAACATCAACAGCAGTCTCTTGTGGTACCTTCCAGTGACATATGCAGTGaagatcagcaacaacaacaacaacaccaacaatcgCTTGAGGTACCTTTTAATGATGCATACGGTGAAGAACAGCAAAAGCACCGACAATTCCTCGAGGTACCTTACAGCGACATAGATAGCGAGCAACAGCAATCTGAAGTACCTGTTGATGTGTGTTggcaagaaaagcaacaacaatatgagGTACCTGTCAGTGATACATATGAACAACAGCAAGACAAAGAATCTGAGGTACCTGTTCATATCTATGGTCAGGAACAGCAACATGAGTTGCCTGTTAGTGGCACATTTGGtcaacaaccacagcagcaaTGCCAGCCATCTGAGGTACCTTTTAGTGACATACATGGTCAGGATCAGCAGCAACAAACTGTGGTACTTTCTAGTGACATATATAGTCAACAACAAACTGAGGTACCTTCTAGTGACATATACAGTCAACAACAAACTGAGGTACCTTCTAGTGGCATATGTAGTCAACAACAAACTGAGGCACCTTCTAGTGACATATATAGTCAACAACAAACTGAGGTACCTTCTAGTGATATATATAGTCGACAACAAACTGAGGTACCGTCTAGTGGCATATACAGTCAACAACAAACTGAGGTACCTTCTAGTGACATATACAGTCAACAACAAACTGAAGTGCCTTCTAGTGACATATATAGTCGCCAACAAACTGAGGTACCTTCTAGTGAAATATATAGTCAACAACAAACTGAGGTACCTTCTAGTGAAATATATAGTCAACAGCAAACTGAGGTACCACCTACTGATGTACATGGGCAACAACACTATCATCAATCTGAGGTACCTTCCAGTAATATATATAGTCGGGAACAAAATCAACAAGCTGAGGTACCATCTACTGACATATATggccaacaacagcaatatcaacaatcTGGGGTACCTTCTACTGACATATAtggtcaacagcaacaacatcagcaatttgAGGTACCCTCTACTGACATATATGGTCAGCAAGAATATCAACAATCTGAAGTACCTTCTAGTGAAATATATAGTGAACAATCTAAGGTACCTTCTACCAACATATATGACCAACAACAGTATCAACCATCTGAGGTACCTTCTGCTGACATACATAGTCAACAACAGCAGTTTGAGGTACCCTCTACTGATATATATGGTCAACAACAGTACCAACAAACTGAGGAACCATCTAGCAATATATATAGTCAACAACAGCAATTTGAGGTACCCTCTAGCGATATatattgtcaacaacaacaatctcagaTACCTTCTAGTGACATATAtagtcagcaacaacaacaaactgggGTACCTTCTAGCAACATATATAGTCAACGACAGCAATTTGAGGTACCCTCTACTGACGTATTTGGTCAACCTCAGTACCAACAAACTGAGAGACCTTCTGACATATATgatcaacaacatcaaccatCTGAGGTACCATCTACTAACATGTATAGTCAGCAACAGCAATTTGAGGTACCCTCTACTGATGTATATCGtcaacaacaatatcagcaaTCTGAGGTACCTTCTAGCAACATATATAGTCAACAACAGCAATTTGAGGTACCCCCTACTGACATATATAGTCAACAACAGTACCAACAAACTGAGAGACCTTCTACTGACATATACGGCCAACAGCAGTATCAACCATCTGAGGTACCTTCCAGTGACATATATAGTCAACAACATCACCAATTTGAGGTACCCTCTACTGACATATATGGTCAACAACAGTACCAACAAACTGAGAGACCTTCTACTGACATATACGGCCAACAGCAGTATCAACCATCTGAGGTACCTTCCAGTGACATATATAGTCAACAACATCACCAATTTGAGGTACCCTCTACTGATGTATGTGGTCAACAATATCAGCGATCTGAGGTACCCTCTTGTGACATATatggtcaacaacaacaatcagcaaTACCCTTTAGTAACATATATagtcaacaagaacaacaccaacaaactGAGGTACCTTCTAGCAATACATATAGTCAACAACAGCAATTTGAAGTACCCTCTACTGACATATATGGTCAACGGCAGTACCGACAAACTGAGGGACCTTCTACTGACTTATATGATCAACAAAAATATCAACCATCTGTGGTACCTTCTACTGGCATGTAtagtcaacaacagcaatatgagGTACCCTCTACTGACATATATGGTCCACAACAATATCGTCAGTCTGAAGTACCCTCTAGTGATGTATATTGTCAACACCAACAAACTGAGGTACCTTCTAGTGACAGCTATGGTCTACAACAACAGCATGATCAGACCTGTGATGTGTCTAAACCAGATGTGCGACATGTACCAACCGGTGCTTCTTGTGTTCAGCCTAGTCGTAATACTAAACATGTATCTTTTGACATACCCTCTGATCAATATAACACTGAACACGGATCACCTGATGCACACTCTGATCAACATAGCAATGATGTTCAACATGAATTTCCCATGGGGCCTTCTGATCAATGTGTACCATTTCAAGTACTTGATGACAGCCATGGCGTTAGCTCTGAACAATTTGTTGTGGTACCTAATAGGAACGATGGGTCTGGTTTTACTGTCAATGAACAGATACCGACTGAGATAGCTTTTAAGGGGTCTAGTTTTGATAATGAACATGTAGAGCCAGTCTCTGATTCCCCGACAGGTGTCAATATGTATAGCTCGGCATCTCAGCAAGTATCGTTTGAAGGCCTGGCTGTATGTAAGTCTTACGAGagtcaacaacagcaagaacaacaattttACGAGGTACCAGAGAATACAGACCGAGATGTCGATGCTGGCCAACGTGATGGAAATTTAGGGAGAAATTACATTGACACTCAGCAATCCGATTGTCCACAAACACATTTGCTGCCATCTGCAAATGGGAATTACATGACTGAAGAACTTGTCCAAGATGGTAAACGGTTGGAGGATGATAAAGCCAGCGGGGATTCCATTCACAATTTATCCAAAGAGGGTTCTGAGACTTTTCTTCCAGAACTTTCATCAGACATTTCTTTGAAGAATAATCCAGATTTTGAAACGGTAATCTCAGAACAGTCATTGGAAGAAAATC
Encoded here:
- the LOC106874991 gene encoding uncharacterized protein LOC106874991, yielding MAVQFSNRTLLSTTDQNNHRYWAEFEYKPVKEGSSMYVFKGRLNGDGPRSGEYCAVKMFRKFVAEPSDWNQYVAKANMVNILAEKFNNKLKGQYKVQFLIPILAHLDTVSTCTGCLYWCSDIKAIDTDDCVVIEPYLRHGFRKFYRNSPLKGAENAYILQAFSHFTACETCDTLVCGLQGIAHENEFKLTNPIIHSSDKQWGSTDRGRSGIKSFFRNHSCNRICKTLNLPFLLETNEINDSVSTINNGEDEEAAEEDDVKNSGETRKTKMRDANVGTDSDNFGEETLVKELAETTKKDNESDGNDREGKQDQEDEGKEDKKAVGGKKLDENTEEDAEHKEEGIDANVEKKPGEIAEKSREKKAESKIDKSVETEPFNKVEDLADFGGRNESVMGEKNLPVVNEGVQATVNARVEPSVSPRITAGVFVEQGPLLRVESEPGMYLEEGPSVSAADGIGKSVEVDTNKVDEIVQKNLESVGSVTELDVRTDGESASYVAGTPLKVTRGHTGAASTPSNEITVISGSFDESFKRSPTSDGHDHPYSSDSSINEINYNDFGADKKPSEPIAVAGGETSFYGKHNLVPNYEDEENDDMGMDSGPPHHRDEIYLPPKILQTPPSNRTGRIFVVPVCRQTGSVRSATSSASVTPPVLLETVSLICRCPASFQPIASSDDVGIGVGNSPSSRTTSPLPPLSPISTDEMKTDGWSEQSSDLGPSTAAKDHPNPPLPLFSSTPTPVEPPPLLSPPPAELPPLPPTPHPAATARNSITTPPSPSTMASTSALPRCLRQLTSCCSLRMSKKKKKKKKKEKDESPGSATDPVPLSQTSETEVPVETSSSKSSGKRRSRSWRTAWRSPKTSGTCSTSDTEASSPKKPAMVSIEMSAPEEGDGTVCPKNPFQMVTDGRDEENNRNNNNNDDDYYVNAYINNNNNNINNNDTSGVAGSDGQCYINNNRDQNHTHQMVLQKAFVEKGQRFTSPPPLLLDSGQPESSTYWEYHCMNPDERGAVGGGVGGCRCCGGAGGSCSCCGSSGERDFPRTVSDNRTPPQLETSMNGSSISMTTADTDAGAGEPNHHEYDTLPRRTFDMGFEPNRGGICDTLPCRGDLFTVEVHYNGEAVTDYRSDPAAAMSTMTTAVMTPPKLEAMTVATTSAMPLSSSLTEIIEMVPKDSIADVDPRLPADGCPPQMHDRESGSGQTLSGSETTGVTTAGGVGSVGVALRAEENDEEEAVAKEEVSIVSPSLGSTSQTAGGAITAAETMELTQADRIPTSSQSPFLKSSVNTLNSGTPDTEGTASVFSGSVQTGTDNASDGASTAGVKPITPKCYDDVASSLATTPTPLSSSSSSSSSSSSTLLLLPGRGTLQKARTEVMEKISTSTDDRSSECPRLDIPNIPLLLSEDVDGDGGDGGDGDGKTVAGGAEDTADIPYIDECDSDDSVQQQQQQQQQREQDEQSSGKARIDSYALDHHVCKHQQQSLVVPSSDICSEDQQQQQQHQQSLEVPFNDAYGEEQQKHRQFLEVPYSDIDSEQQQSEVPVDVCWQEKQQQYEVPVSDTYEQQQDKESEVPVHIYGQEQQHELPVSGTFGQQPQQQCQPSEVPFSDIHGQDQQQQTVVLSSDIYSQQQTEVPSSDIYSQQQTEVPSSGICSQQQTEAPSSDIYSQQQTEVPSSDIYSRQQTEVPSSGIYSQQQTEVPSSDIYSQQQTEVPSSDIYSRQQTEVPSSEIYSQQQTEVPSSEIYSQQQTEVPPTDVHGQQHYHQSEVPSSNIYSREQNQQAEVPSTDIYGQQQQYQQSGVPSTDIYGQQQQHQQFEVPSTDIYGQQEYQQSEVPSSEIYSEQSKVPSTNIYDQQQYQPSEVPSADIHSQQQQFEVPSTDIYGQQQYQQTEEPSSNIYSQQQQFEVPSSDIYCQQQQSQIPSSDIYSQQQQQTGVPSSNIYSQRQQFEVPSTDVFGQPQYQQTERPSDIYDQQHQPSEVPSTNMYSQQQQFEVPSTDVYRQQQYQQSEVPSSNIYSQQQQFEVPPTDIYSQQQYQQTERPSTDIYGQQQYQPSEVPSSDIYSQQHHQFEVPSTDIYGQQQYQQTERPSTDIYGQQQYQPSEVPSSDIYSQQHHQFEVPSTDVCGQQYQRSEVPSCDIYGQQQQSAIPFSNIYSQQEQHQQTEVPSSNTYSQQQQFEVPSTDIYGQRQYRQTEGPSTDLYDQQKYQPSVVPSTGMYSQQQQYEVPSTDIYGPQQYRQSEVPSSDVYCQHQQTEVPSSDSYGLQQQHDQTCDVSKPDVRHVPTGASCVQPSRNTKHVSFDIPSDQYNTEHGSPDAHSDQHSNDVQHEFPMGPSDQCVPFQVLDDSHGVSSEQFVVVPNRNDGSGFTVNEQIPTEIAFKGSSFDNEHVEPVSDSPTGVNMYSSASQQVSFEGLAVCKSYESQQQQEQQFYEVPENTDRDVDAGQRDGNLGRNYIDTQQSDCPQTHLLPSANGNYMTEELVQDGKRLEDDKASGDSIHNLSKEGSETFLPELSSDISLKNNPDFETVISEQSLEENLSGHFDLEKDSNDNGGCGVVSGGIGGGGGGGGVDFMENSIFSPDGFVNAGLNAPDATLAANVSSSSGTRSAVDSQNLFDSDFQGQRSVESLVEDIFDHDSSGTAGNRNATAAGVTKTVCFQEDSKIRYDDGESDILEIRHPFLEVIPEEGENIYEDICVISEEDLEDKPRYSKPLLLELKTETPKMDKHCFRYSDSTGSSANLYEEIKFSSYSDQGIKRSIDDAVSGTDVTALQNVATKPSVLPAVASLEQTAVQAPRWDSPEQAVNLGGTIPEPSSSSCSTAYHIATAQQPVWSVLSRPTPSPVASSFSYNLLKGTGTMAAMGDDGHDATTGSSGLSHQASPIAVASESTPQPPAATPGPKSDINIKADKPLSDRRLTGPYIETERSIEIKFRINPAPSSVPDPNLEIEECSEIISVCEVNRHPEGLAGTNNRGRSDSRNNSSGSSSSYGRSGSNNVDVVNEDEAHRQRQCLEALIRESSSRRLSTQEALQTLLAPHWLPHT